CCAAGAATGCGGCCAGTGTCAATCCATATCTCCACATAGGCATATCGTCTCCTAAACAGCTAACGACCGGTCCGGTCGAATGCGCGTTGCGCGCCATAGCTAAGTTCTCGGCATCGATGTGAAGTCCCCGAATCAGCCGTTCTCAAGGACTTTTCGTGGCCTCACGCCGTCCGAGGGTCCCACAATCCCTTGTTGTTCCATCAATTCGATCATGCGCGCCGCTCGATTGTATCCCACCCGCAGCCTGCGCTGCAACATGGAAATCGACGCCTGGCGAGTCTCGGTCACTATTCGGACGGCCTCCTCGTAATGTTCGTCCATCTCCCCATCATCGGCGTCAAGGCTGTCTTGGCCAGTCACTTCCTCGAGCTCCGCCACATAATCCGGGGGACTCTGTTGCTTCAGAAATTCGGCAACTTCCCTGATTTCCTTGTCGGAAACATAGGCTCCGTGAATCCGCTGCAGTTTGGAAGTGCCGGGAGGAAGAAACAGCATATCGCCCGCGCCCAGAAGCTTCTCCGCGCCGTTGGTGTCCAGGATCGTTCGCGAGTCGGTTTTGGAAGACACCTGGAACGAAATCCGGGTGGGAAAATTGGCCTTGATGACGCCCGTCAAAACGTCCACCGAAGGGCGCTGCGTGGCAAGTATGAGATGAATGCCGGAGGCCCGCGCCATTTGCGCCAACCGGGCTATGGAATCCTCGACATCCTTCGAGGAAACCATCATCAGATCGGCCAGCTCATCGATGACCACTACTATATATGGAAGAAAGCTGTGTTTCTCCTCCGTATTTTCAGGCGGGCCGCTTTTTAGGAACTTTTTATTGTACCCCTCGAGATTGCGCGCGCTCAACTCCGAGAGAAGGCGGTACCTTCGCTCCATCTCTCCCACGGCCCATTTCAGGGCGATCGTGGCTTTCTTGGCGCTGGTCACCACCGGATGAATCAGATGGGGGATCCCCTCATACACGGACAGCTCGATCCGTTTGGGATCGATCATAAGCAACCGGAGTCGGTCATAACTGTTTCTGTACAGCAGACTGAGCACCATGGCGTTCAGCGAAACGCTTTTCCCCGTTCCGGTAGCCCCTGCAATCAAGAGGTGCGGCATTCTGGTCAAGTCCGTGACCACCGAATGTCCGACGATGTCTTTTCCGAGTGCAATGGCGAGGCCTTTCGGACTCTTGGAAAACGTTTCCGAGCTTAGAATCTCTTTGAGGTATACGATCTCGCGGCGCGGATTGG
Above is a genomic segment from Deltaproteobacteria bacterium containing:
- a CDS encoding DNA translocase FtsK 4TM domain-containing protein, which gives rise to MGAQIGTKNLRGEILGLVFLALAIFASTSLSSYSRLDPSFENPSAYGSDMHNLLGRAGSYTAGLLFALFGFSAFWIPVLLFMTSFRMFVGRPFVHNWAAVLGSLILLLASAGLFSLGPRSITLMDVDFPAKSFVGTILSRSLTAYLGRFGTCLVLLTSLLVAVVLCTSFSLVGFSHRTAALADSARVRLVTFLMKRSERKKKKRQVSEQAKRMPREKPRVVEVEPEPIAKEDPPKQKQQAFDFMPEEGKGIIPPLELLDETPVRETKVHRESLEMNSKILEKKLLDFGVQGRVVEVVPGPVITMFEFEPAPGVKISKITGLADDLALALRAESIRIVAPLPGKGAIGIEIPNPRREIVYLKEILSSETFSKSPKGLAIALGKDIVGHSVVTDLTRMPHLLIAGATGTGKSVSLNAMVLSLLYRNSYDRLRLLMIDPKRIELSVYEGIPHLIHPVVTSAKKATIALKWAVGEMERRYRLLSELSARNLEGYNKKFLKSGPPENTEEKHSFLPYIVVVIDELADLMMVSSKDVEDSIARLAQMARASGIHLILATQRPSVDVLTGVIKANFPTRISFQVSSKTDSRTILDTNGAEKLLGAGDMLFLPPGTSKLQRIHGAYVSDKEIREVAEFLKQQSPPDYVAELEEVTGQDSLDADDGEMDEHYEEAVRIVTETRQASISMLQRRLRVGYNRAARMIELMEQQGIVGPSDGVRPRKVLENG